The Carnobacterium divergens genome includes a window with the following:
- a CDS encoding PadR family transcriptional regulator: protein MRAATQFKKGALEMCVLYLLKNEDRYGYDLTQVVNKYVPTTEGALYPVLRRLVKEDFCISYTKESSGGPSRKYYRITSKGEDYLASLIEDWDIFVQNIKKMREDEDNGLNKRVF, encoded by the coding sequence ATGAGAGCCGCAACACAATTTAAAAAAGGCGCATTAGAGATGTGTGTCCTTTATTTATTAAAAAATGAAGATCGCTATGGGTATGATTTGACCCAAGTAGTTAATAAATACGTTCCGACAACTGAAGGTGCGCTTTATCCTGTCCTAAGACGACTAGTCAAAGAAGATTTTTGTATTTCCTATACAAAAGAATCATCAGGAGGACCTTCAAGAAAATATTATCGAATAACATCTAAAGGGGAGGACTATTTAGCCTCTTTAATTGAAGATTGGGATATTTTTGTTCAAAATATAAAAAAAATGAGGGAGGATGAAGACAATGGACTTAACAAAAGAGTATTTTAA
- the galU gene encoding UTP--glucose-1-phosphate uridylyltransferase GalU, which produces MKNVRKAIIPVGGLGTRFLPITKSVAKEMLPIIDKPTIQFIIEEAKEAGIEEILLVTGRGKRSIEDYFDSHPELESTLKEKGKTDLLKLVEETTGIKLHFIRQTNPHGLGHAILQGKSFIGDEPFVVLLGDDLMADTQPLTKQLIEAYEKKGRTIVATMAMPLEEISKYGVVSPMNHSSKQLCQVDGLVEKPAIEDAPSNLAIIGRYLLTPAIFDLLETQEPGVGNEIQLTDAIAALNKQEEVYSYEFKGTRYDVGDKMGFLKTNIEYGLNHPELKEDLKTYLKTITL; this is translated from the coding sequence ATGAAGAACGTAAGAAAAGCGATTATCCCTGTAGGAGGTTTAGGCACACGATTTTTACCGATTACAAAGTCTGTTGCTAAAGAAATGCTTCCAATCATTGATAAACCAACGATTCAATTTATTATCGAAGAAGCCAAAGAAGCAGGTATCGAAGAAATTTTACTCGTTACGGGTCGAGGAAAACGTAGCATTGAAGATTATTTTGATTCTCATCCAGAATTAGAATCGACTTTAAAAGAAAAAGGAAAAACGGATTTATTGAAGCTTGTAGAAGAAACAACTGGAATTAAATTACATTTTATTCGTCAAACAAACCCACACGGACTAGGACATGCCATTTTACAAGGAAAATCATTTATTGGAGATGAACCCTTCGTTGTATTGCTTGGGGATGATTTGATGGCTGATACCCAGCCTCTTACAAAGCAATTAATAGAGGCTTATGAAAAAAAAGGCCGCACGATTGTCGCAACCATGGCCATGCCTCTTGAAGAGATTTCAAAATACGGCGTAGTTAGTCCAATGAATCATTCATCTAAGCAATTATGCCAAGTAGATGGTTTGGTTGAAAAACCTGCTATTGAAGATGCACCAAGTAATTTAGCAATTATTGGCAGATACTTGTTGACGCCTGCTATCTTTGATTTATTAGAAACCCAAGAACCAGGTGTAGGGAATGAAATTCAATTAACCGATGCCATCGCTGCTTTGAACAAACAAGAAGAGGTTTACTCTTATGAATTTAAAGGGACACGTTACGATGTTGGAGATAAAATGGGCTTTTTAAAAACCAATATTGAATACGGATTAAATCATCCAGAATTAAAAGAAGACTTAAAAACATATCTAAAAACGATTACTTTGTAA